A genomic window from Nicotiana sylvestris chromosome 11, ASM39365v2, whole genome shotgun sequence includes:
- the LOC104223978 gene encoding large ribosomal subunit protein P3-like, translating into MGVFTFVCKGSGDEWSAKQLKGDLEASASCTYDLQRKLVQAALSTDSSGGVQSSFSYVTPSSAVFQVIIGGGGGGGFIGGGAAAAAAPSGGAAAAETPAAEEKKEEKEESDDDDMGFSLFD; encoded by the exons ATGGGAGTTTTCACATTCGTTTGCAAGGGTTCAGGAGATGAATGGAGTGCTAAGCAACTGAAGGGTGATCTAGAAGCTTCTGCTTCTTGCACCTATGATCTTCAGCGCAAGCTTGTTCAAGCTGCTCTTTCCACTGACTCTTCTGGTGGCGTTCAGTCCTCTTTCTCCTACGTTACTCCTTCCTCTGCCGTCTTTCAG GTGATCATTGGTGGCGGTGGGGGTGGTGGCTTCATCGGAGGTGGTGCTGCAGCAGCAGCGGCTCCTTCTGGTGGTGCAGCAGCTGCAGAAACACCTGCAGCTGAGGAGAAGAAGGAAGAGAAAGAAGAGAGTGATGATGATGACATGGGATTCTCACTCTTTGACTAG